The Ignicoccus islandicus DSM 13165 sequence GAATCACAAAGCGTTTCAGGAATACCTTTCATTAGTATAGCCGTAATTCCGCTAACAAGACTTAAGAGGAAGTTGAGAAAGTAGCTAGGTGATTTTTATAGTATATTGTGGAGGGCTCTGAAGTCCTCCTCGAAGCCCTCTAGACCGCTAACGTCTATTCCATGCTCCTCTAGTTCTCTCAAGCTAATTGGATCCTTTAGCTTTCTTTTTAGAACCTCTTTCTTCAATTTCCATACTTGGGAATTGAGTTCCATAACCCTCCTACCTATTTCCAGTTCCCTCTCGAAGTTCCACTCCTTCCTGGGTTTGGGCATCTCTTGAGCGTGGACGCTTTCCTTCGAATACAGCTGTCTCCAAACGTAATCGGTTATGGCTGGAGCGATTGGAGCGAGGACCAATAGAACGTGCTTGAGGGATTGGTGGAGGGCGTACCAAGCCCCCATAGCGTCTTCCTCAGTGAACCTTTCGTCTAGCAATCTCGCCCTCTTCTTGCTCAGCTCGATGTAGTGGGAGGCGAGCTTATCCCAAACGAAGTGGTATATCTCTTCCGCTACAGCGTGGAAGTCCAGTTCCTCGTAAGCTCGGTTTATTTTCTCTAGGGACTGATTTAACTCGGCCAATATCCACTTATCCGTTGCTCTTAATTGGGCGTTATCAACTATTGGGAAGGAGCTAATGTATCTCGCAACGTTAAGTAGTTTGGTAAGGAATTTGTACGCGCCTAAGATCTTGCTCTCAATGACCCTGTAGTTCTCACCGGGCTTCACTTCTAGGGCTATCCAGAACCTGGTCGCGTCTGCACCGTACTTATCGAGGATTTCCTCCGGTTTTATTACGTTTCCGTACCTCTTGCTCATTTTCCGGCCTTTCTCATCCAATCCCATTCCATTGATGAAGACCCATTCGAAAGCTCTCTTGCCAGTTAATTGGTGAACCCTAAGGAGGGTATAGTAGAGCCAAGTTCTAATTATGTCGTATCCTTGAGGCCTTAGCTTAGTGCCCTCTAGGAACGTCTTCCTCCAGAACTCCTCGTCCCTCAAGTATTTCGTTATGTATAGAATTGATATTGAGGAGTCCATCCACGTATCGAAAACTCTCTTCTCGCCTTCCCATTCAGACGATCCGCACTTAGGACACCTATCTATAGGCGGATTCTCCTTCCATGGCCTGTAGTACTTACCTGGCGGGGGAACGTACTTGTAGCCACATTTCTTGCAAGTCCAAACCGGTATTTCTGTTGCATAGAACCTCCTTCGAGAAATTGGCCAATCGGTAGTAACTGAATCGATCCATTGAATTAAGTTGGCCCTGTACCTCTCGGGTTGCCACTTCATTTCATAGGCGTACTTCTTTAGAACGTCCTTGTAAGGCAATTGCTTTAGGTAGTATTCCTTCATTGGAATTATTTCAATTTCCGTTTCGCATCTCTCGTGCACGGGTACTTTGTGAACTATCTTCTCTACTTTCACTAAGTAACCTTCTTCCTTTAGTATCTCTACTATTTTCTTCTTGGCTTCCTTAACCTTGAGACCTTTAATAGGACCGGCGCACTCGGTCATTCTTCCATCGATATCTATTGCTTTTATGGGCTTGAGGTTCAGCTCTCTAAACAGTTGAACGTCCCTCCAATCTCCAAACGAACAAACCATCATGGCGCCTGTACCGAAGTTCGGGTCTGCCATTTTGTGAGGAATAATCGGAATCTCTCTATTGTATATCGGCACTACCGCTATCTTCCCATGGAACCTCTTGTACCTCTCGTCGTCCGGGTGCACTATTACGGCTTGACACGCGCAAAGGAGCTCCGGCCTGGTAGTCGCTATAGTTATGAATTCGTTGGTTTCCTTCACTCTGAAGTTTACGTAAGCTAGTATGCCCTCCCTCTCTTTATACTCGACCTCGGCGTCCGCTATGGTAGTTTTGCACTTAGGGCACCAGTTGTTAGGCCTCTCGGCCTCGTATATCAGGCCCTCGTTCCAAAGCCTTATGAAAGTCGCTTGAGTAAGAGCTCTATAGTCAGGAGAATCGGTCATATATGCGTTATCTATATCTGCAGCAATTAACAACCTCTTCAAAACGTTCTTCATGTTAACTACGAACTCGTCCAATGCCTTCCTACAAGCCTCTAGGAACTTCTCCCTATCCGTGTTCCAAGGCGTTAAGCCCAGGTATTTCTCTACGTAAAGTTCGATTGGGAGGCCGTTCCTATCGAAACCTATCGGATAAAGCACTTCGTACCCTAACATCCTCATGGCTCTCGCTATCATGTCGTGTAGCGAATAGCTAACGGCTGCCCCAATGTGCCAAACGGGAGCTGGATAGGGCGGTGGTGTATCTATTACGAACTTCGGTTTGGGGGAATTGACGTCGAACTTCCACCAGTCCTCCTTTTCCCACCATTGCCTTACTTCATTCTCTATTTTAAAGTCCCATCTCTTTAGTTCTATCTTCGGCTTGAACTCCATTTCCTGGCTCCTTTCGTTCAATCCATGGGAGTGAAAAATTAACGCTTTCCGTGAGATCTCCTTAGTCAATCAAGTGTGATCTGATTCAAGGGTCAAGATTTATATGTTTTATAGGTTTTCTTGAAGTCTTTCCCTGATACGTTCTTCTATTTGTTTTGTATTCGATTTCGATCCTAGTACTTCTCTGAAAGGAAGAAGCAAGTAAATCACTCCAGTACAGTGATTACATGAATACAATGGAAAGAATATGGCGGTGCTTCGCCTCCTTTTCTCTCCTTGTCGCCTTGGCCCTCCCAAATGGGGGACAAGGTTGTAGCCGTTCAAACTATGATAGAGGAGAAGATAAACGAATAGGTTCTAATAGGAATCGTATTTAGGTCTAATTACAGCCTTTCCTATCGAATCCATAAGCTCTTCTACCTTCTTTGTACTACTTGGGACAATCCCTACGTCAATAACACTCAAGCTCGGCACGTTATCAATTAGGTTAAATGAGCTAGCTCATCCAGTTTTTCTGCTTTTAACATTGTGTATTCCGAACATAAACTTTAACAGAGCGAGTTTCAATGTACCTTCGGGTAAGCTAATACTTATAGGGAAACTTTCTTCTACTATTTTGTAATCAAGCTTATTTCTATTATTTATAAAGCTAGCTAAAGCAATCCTGCTGAGCCATCTCATTCTTCCAATTATCGAATAAGATCTAGGACCTCCTACGAAGAGTAACTCTCCGTTAATTAATTTAAAATTCTTACCTTGAGCGTCTTCGCCCATATAGGGCGTTCAATTCACGAATCTGAGTTTTACTCTTGGAAGATCCTTTAATATTCCCTTACTAAATTCGCTTAACTCATAAAGAAAAAGGATATATTTCTTTAGGTTATCACCGGATCGTAATCGTAACTGTAGATTGGACGACACAACTAGAGGATCTGATCATCGAAATCAAGCTTTTCAGATCTTCGCCTCGCTCTCAACCTTTTTACCTTCCCCTCCCAATTAACTCCCTTCGGGAACATTGATTGTCCCTCCCCGATCAACTGCTCGACCTAGCCTTCCAGTACGCTTCCCAGAAGTTCGCGGAAATACTCGATAAGCTCAGAGCTGGCAAGCCCATTACTGATTCCGAAGCGAACTTCATTTTGCTCTTCATGGTCCTTAATCAAACCAAAGTGAGTTACGATAGCTTGTACAAGCAAATGGAGCTCAACAGGATGGAATTGAGGGAAGTCGAGAAGAGGCTGGAGAAGAGGATTGATGAGACTGATAAGAGGATAGAAGAAGTTGAAGCTAGGTTAAACAAGAGGATAGATGAGGTGAAGGAAGAGCTCAATAGGAGGATAGATGACGTTAGGAGCGAACTAAACGGTAGGATAGATGAGACCAATAGGAGGATCGATCAATTACGGGAAGAGATGAAGCTCATGGAAGAGAGGTTAAACAAGAGGATGGACGACATAGAGCAATCGATCGACGAATTGAAGGCGGGAATGGCGGGATTGAACTCCCAGATGAAGTTGGTAACGGACATGCTGGGCAAAGTGGTGGAAGCGCTGGCTAAGAGATAGTGGAGAAGAATTGTAATCGCAAATCGTGGATCCAGTGATGAAATGGTGGCGTAGATATATACTGACGATAAACAGCTAGAAGAAAAATCGTATTATACAGAATTTCTAGTAATACGAGCTTAGGTAAAGGAAGATGTCTAAGAGTTGCAGATCTAATGAGTCACTCCCAGAGACCGTTTTGAGAGTTATCAGAGGGAGGATAGGAAGGGACTTCGGCGTACCATTTATTATTGCCTCAATATATATGTTATTCTTCATAGAACTTTCGCGGGGGATAGACTATATTACCTCCATTCTTCTTCTGTCTTTCTACATACTAGCTACCGAAAAGGGGCTTCATCAAAGGTCATATAAACTCATTCGAAATTTAGTTTCGAGGTGGAAATTTCGTGGCAGATACTTGATGTCTTTCAGAAGATTGGGGGAAATGCTACGACCTTTTCAAGAGTTTATCATAGCATTTTTAGTAGCAGTTTTATCAGACGAAGCGTTGCGTGCTACAGCCAGCGTTATAGTAAACGCTACTGAAATATCGATTCGGCTCTTTACTGAGTTAATTGGAACATCGTTCGTTCAAGGTATATTGTACATAACGCAGCACTTCATATTGGGCATAATAAATATATTTTCACCAGTAAGTCCTGCGTTAGTAACGACGTTGGTAGTTCTATTATATAGCTTTGTATTAGTAAAGGGGATACTCAGAGTTTCGTCGCCGGATCCAAATGATCCTACGAAGAGTCTCTTATACAGGGAAGTAATACGTGATACTATAGATGACTTTGATAAGGCTTTGGGTAACTTAAAGAGAGAAGAGCGTTTAGCGATAAGAGGTATTGCAATTGCTCTAGGTTTAGTTACGGGTCTCGTACTCATCTTAGGATCTAGAGATACTAGGCTATCCCACATCTCGCTACTTCTATCTCTAGCTGCAGGGTACGTTTTCTATAAGCATATAGAGCCTCGTTACGTAGCGATGAAGTCGCGAGAGAGGATAGAGAGCGGTAATAATCTCCTCGAAAACGTTTACCTCAAGCGATTGCAACGCTTTGGGAGCCTTTCACCGGAATTCAAGAGCACTGCGACTTTCATATTTTCATCTCTAATCATATACGTATTTCAGTTAGAGTCGAGAAACCGTAAATTCGAGCGGATATACGTACCGAAAGAGGTGAGATGGGAAGGGGGCAAGTTAAAGGCCGAATACGTGCGAGTCTATCCACCGAATGAGATCGGAATTATAGAAGTAGAGGCTACACCTACTCCCAAGATCCGAACTGGGACTACTAATAGAAACGCTGTACTGGAAGTACGCACTACTATTAATGACGACATTGACAGTGAATGGAACAACGTGAAGTTTGAACTGAGCCTCGAAGACGTACATGGAAACATATGGAGGGCGTTTCTTATTAATGAAAGCGACTTCAGCTTCGGTATTGTCGCGTTCTTCGCGCCCGGTGCTACAGAGATTCTCTGTAAACCTGGTCTAAAAGTTAGACCTTACTTAGAGCCGAAGTTCGACTCGGATGTCCATGGCTTAATTGAGAGGTTCCTCCCATCGTACGTAGTGAAGGATCTTGATAAACACTTAAAGGGTACTGGCTTCAGTAATCTCAAGCCAAGACTCGTAGACCTCAGCAAGGACGTAAGCAATGATTTCATTAGCATTAGCTTTGCAGTAACTACTGCTAGAGACGAGTTCTTGATCCACAAGTCGCCCGATTACGTATTTGGGCCGAGCTATGAGAGAAGTATAAGGGACGTCATAGAGCCTCATTTATTTAAACTGAGTTTCCACTTCACTTGTAATAGCGTAACGCCCGAAGGCCCCCTACAAGAAATCCGGAAAGGAGGCGTCATAAATTTACTACCCTTACCAAATCCCGTAGGAACCGACTTAATAGTAGTTACTAAAGATGGATACATATTGTTCCAATATAGAAGCGGTGGTGCAACCCTAGCTGCTGAAAGAGGAAACTTTGCCCATGCCATCTCCGGAGGTCTAGATTTCTCTACAGTGAAAAATGTCATCAGTAAATACGAGGGTAGAGCTCAATACGAAAATTGTAACGATTTTCTTGAAGAGTTATCAAGGCAAGAGGAAGGCGAGGAAGAGGAAGTTAGCATATCTGATGAAGAAATAGGTAGAGCAACCCTCGCGATATCAATTACCAGAAACGCTTTGTATCTGGGCCTCCCTGGGTTCTTCGGTTTCAAGAGGTACGACGAAGACTGGAATAACGTTAAGGAAAGACGTGATGCACTGATACAACTAGGTCTAGAGAGTAGAAACGTCTTGGCAGTTAAGTTACCGGAAACTATCGCTCCCAGTAAGGTAACGAACGAGTTCCTAGAATCACTAATAAAGAACTGG is a genomic window containing:
- a CDS encoding valine--tRNA ligase — translated: MEFKPKIELKRWDFKIENEVRQWWEKEDWWKFDVNSPKPKFVIDTPPPYPAPVWHIGAAVSYSLHDMIARAMRMLGYEVLYPIGFDRNGLPIELYVEKYLGLTPWNTDREKFLEACRKALDEFVVNMKNVLKRLLIAADIDNAYMTDSPDYRALTQATFIRLWNEGLIYEAERPNNWCPKCKTTIADAEVEYKEREGILAYVNFRVKETNEFITIATTRPELLCACQAVIVHPDDERYKRFHGKIAVVPIYNREIPIIPHKMADPNFGTGAMMVCSFGDWRDVQLFRELNLKPIKAIDIDGRMTECAGPIKGLKVKEAKKKIVEILKEEGYLVKVEKIVHKVPVHERCETEIEIIPMKEYYLKQLPYKDVLKKYAYEMKWQPERYRANLIQWIDSVTTDWPISRRRFYATEIPVWTCKKCGYKYVPPPGKYYRPWKENPPIDRCPKCGSSEWEGEKRVFDTWMDSSISILYITKYLRDEEFWRKTFLEGTKLRPQGYDIIRTWLYYTLLRVHQLTGKRAFEWVFINGMGLDEKGRKMSKRYGNVIKPEEILDKYGADATRFWIALEVKPGENYRVIESKILGAYKFLTKLLNVARYISSFPIVDNAQLRATDKWILAELNQSLEKINRAYEELDFHAVAEEIYHFVWDKLASHYIELSKKRARLLDERFTEEDAMGAWYALHQSLKHVLLVLAPIAPAITDYVWRQLYSKESVHAQEMPKPRKEWNFERELEIGRRVMELNSQVWKLKKEVLKRKLKDPISLRELEEHGIDVSGLEGFEEDFRALHNIL